Proteins co-encoded in one Gossypium arboreum isolate Shixiya-1 chromosome 11, ASM2569848v2, whole genome shotgun sequence genomic window:
- the LOC108459222 gene encoding zinc finger BED domain-containing protein RICESLEEPER 2-like, with the protein MLCLDVCTRWNLTYLMLDTAQNFERAFERFEEKDTNFRAELERGEGRPSVDDWANVRDLRDFLEHFYEVTLRISGTSYVTSNNFFDELSEIDILLRDAQLNSNVDFNFMAIKMKEKYDNYLGDIDKMNLFMFVACVLDPRQKLKYPEFALSEMMQKLKESLYEFFDEYKPPLHSTCSQLSLPTHVSLGEPQQKMKRRMQALYQKRELEICGEDKTSKLDKYLVEANEEFVEDFDILLWWKVNSPRFPTLSKMARDVLAIPVFTVSSEFAFSTGGRMLDQYKSSLTLKIVQALVCTQDWIRKSSS; encoded by the coding sequence ATGTTGTGTCTTGATGTTTGTACTAGGTGGAACTTGACCTACTTAATGTTAGACACTGCTCAGAACTTTGAGAgagcttttgagagattcgaGGAGAAAGACACAAACTTTAGGGCTGAACTTGAAAGGGGAGAGGGTCGACCTAGCGTGGATGATTGGGCTAATGTTAGAGACTTGAGGGATTTCTTGGAACACTTTTATGAAGTCACTTTGCGTATATCTGGCACTTCATATGTCACATCCAATAATTTTTTTGATGAGCTTTCTGAAATTGATATTCTTTTACGAGATGCTCAGTTAAATAGTAATGTTGATTTCAATTTTATGGCCATCAAGATGAAAGAGAAGTATGATAATTATTTGGGtgatattgataagatgaatttGTTTATGTTTGTTGCTTGTGTTTTAGATCCTAGACAAAAACTAAAGTATCCTGAATTTGCACTTAGTGAGATGATGCAAAAATTGAAGGAATCTTTGTATGAATTTTTTGATGAGTATAAGCCTCCACTTCATAGTACTTGTAGCCAATTGAGTTTGCCAACACATGTTTCTCTCGGTGAACCACAACAAAAAATGAAAAGGAGAATGCAAGCTTTGTACCAAAAGCGTGAGTTGGAAATTTGTGGTGAGGATAAAACATCTAAGTTGGATAAATATCTAGTTGAGGCTAATGAGGAATTTGTTgaagattttgatattttattgtgGTGGAAAGTGAATAGCCCTAGATTTCCCACTCTTTCAAAAATGGCCAGAGATGTGTTAGCTATACCAGTTTTTACAGTTTCTTCAGAGTTTGCATTTAGCACCGGGGGACGTATGCTTGATCAATATAAGAGTTCTTTAACTCTTAAAATTGTACAAGCTCTTGTGTGTACTCAAGATTGGATTCGAAAATCATCATCATAA